The Stigmatella ashevillena genomic sequence GCTGAGCCTCCTCCCGCTGGGCACCGCTCAGGCGGACAAGGCACTCGAGGATGATCCGCGCCTGAAGTACATCTGGCTGCTCACCGCCGACTACGTGTACCCGGTGCAGCCTGGAACGAACGTGGGTGTCTCCGCCTGGGGACTCAAGGACGACACCAAGGGCGACGCCTTCGCCTTCGAGGGGCTCGTGAAGAGCGGCCCCTCCTCCTCGGGTCTGGGCGGCTTCACCGGCGCGGCGCGCTTCAGCATCGACCGTCCCACGGGCTCGGTCTTCTGGTTGGGCGCGCACTTCAACCACAACATCGACTTCCGCACGGGCCCCCTCGGCGCCTCCGGCTTCGTCATGTACAACGGGGGCAGCTACGAGAGCAGCAACCCCGAGACGCCCCTCAACCGCACGGTGGACATCAGCGGCCTGTCCGCCAACGCGGAGGTCACCTACAACTGGGGCCGCACCGGCAGCGACGTGGTGACGCTGGAGGGCATCTACACCACCGGCGACAAGGACCTGACCGATGGCAAATACACGGGGGCCTTCACCCTCAACCAGTACGGCCTGCCGGGCGCGGTGTGGTTCAACCACAAGACGTTGATCCTCTTCCCCTTCACCAGCACGGCCAACAACTACACGGGCGCGGTGACGGACATCTCCAACCAGGGCTACGGCCTCCAGGCCGCCATCGCCACGGGCGCCATGGACCTCATCCCCAACAAGCTGAACCTGAAGCTGGGCGCGGCGCTGGCCTCCAGCTCGGTCACCCCGCCGCGCTGGGACGAGAGCGTGGAGCGCGGACGCTTCATCGGCGCCGAGGTGAACGCAGAGCTGAAGTACCACATCCGCTACCTCATGACCGTGGGGCTGCACACCGGCTACATGTTCAAGGGCAGCTTCTATGACGGGGCCTCGCGGGTGACGTCCAACCCCTGGGCCGCCTTCACCACCTTCACCTGGTACGCGTTCTGATCATGACGACTTCTCGCGCCGTCCCGGCCCTGCTGCTCTCCGCCGTGCTCGCCTCGGGGTGTGTCCGTTCATACCGGTCCGAGCCGCCCCTGGACTTCCAGGACTTTTCCTACACCTCGCTCGACGGCCAGCCGTGGCCCCTCCAGCGTGTGCCGCTGCCCAAGACGGCGGAGACGTACCAGATGGCCTCCGTCCCCCAGGTGGCCTATGTGGAGCTCAATCCCACGGGGGCCCGCACGCTCGTCTTCATTCACGGGCTGGGCTCCTACCTGAAGTTCTGGCGCTATCAGCTCGATGCCTTCGCCCAGCAGGGCTACCGCGTGGTGGCGGTGGATCTGCCCGGCTATGGCAAGTCCGACAAGCCCGCCACCTTCCCGTACACCATGGAGGCCATGGCGGACGTGGTGCGCGAGGTGGTGCAGACGCTGGGCGTGGAGCGCCCCCTGCTGGTGGGGCACTCGATGGGGGCGCAGACGGCGCTCTCCTACGCCATCCGCTACCCCGAGGAGCCCGCCGCGCTGGTGCTCACCTCGCCCGCGGGCTTCGAGAAATTCTCCGACAAGGAGAAGCGGTGGTTCCGGCGCTCGCTCACCTCCGCGTTCATCAAGTCCTCGCCCGAGTACAACATCTGGGGCAGCGTGCGGCAGGCCAACTTCTCGCGCTGGCGTCCGGAGTTGGAGTGGCTCATCGAGGAGCGCGTGCGCGTGGTGGGCACGCCCGCGTTCGACGCCTATGCTTACGCCAACGTGCGCACCGTGGATGGGCTGGCGCACAATGACTTCGTGCGCGAGAACCTGGGCCGTGTCCAGGCGCCCGCGCTCATCGTCTTCGGTGAGGAGGACCGGCTCATTCCCAATCCGTTCCTCCATGGGGGCTGGGCCCGGGACATCATGGCGTACGGACACGCGGGGCTGCGCGGCTCGTCGCTGGTGGGGCTCGAGGGTTGCGGCCACTCGGTGCAGCTCGACTGCCCAAAGGAGTACAACGCGGCGGTGACCACGTTCCTCGGAAAGCTGGCGCCCGCCCCCTGAGACGGGCGCCTTCGGGCACCGCGCTACGGGATGAGGTGGTTCTTCACCATGTTGAACTGCACCTCGCCCGTCAGGTCCTTCGAGTTGAAGTGCCCATACGGGTACGCGCTGTACACCTTCTCTCCCGTCTGTCCCGGGATGCGGGAGGTGTACGCGCCGTAGACGATGCCGCCGTAGCCCACCACCTCGTCCGCGGTGGAATAGAGGGCGTAGCGGTAGGCGCCCTCGTAGCCCTGGCTGGACTGGAGGTTCTTCAGGTAGTTCGACGGGCCGGCGCCCGCCCAGCTTCCGGGGAACAGGCCGTTGGTGGCCCCGCACGTGGGCGTGGTGGCTCCCGCCGTGTAGCAGTTGGTCAGCCCCAGGTTGGCGCCTGCGATGCCCACGAAGGTGTCCACCGACGCGGTGAGCGAGCTGCCCACGGTGTACTGGCCCCCCTCCAGCGCATCGGTCGCGGTGCCGCCGAGGATGGCCTTGCGCGCCAGCGTCACGCCCATGGAGTGGGTGATGATGTCCACCTTCGAGGCCCCGGTGTAGGCCTTCACCGCCTCGATGAACTTGCGGACCTGCATCACGTGCGTCTTCGAGTGGTACTGCTGCGCTGAGAGCAGCGCGCTCGCCGGGCCCCACGTCATCGCGTAGAGCTCACTCGTCTTGTAGCCCTTGGACTGGAAGTACTCGATGGAGGCGTTCCAGCCCGTCTGGCCCGCCGTCCCCGTGCCGATCGCCTTGTCCGAGTTGCCGTGGATGAAGATAACCGGTTGGTTCACCACCGTGTCACTGGCGCTGCTCTTGCCGCCGTAGCTGCCGCCCGCGAGGTCCTTCCGCGCGAAGTCGTAGGCGCTGTAGCCGTTGGCCGAGAGCCACTGGCTGAAGTGAGGGGTGATGCCCGCGGTGGAGACCGCCTCCGCCTCGTGGGTGGCCAGCGCCTCGGCGGGCTCTTCGGTCTCATTCATTCCCATGTCCGGGCCGCAGCCCAGGGACAACGAGCCCAGGGACAACGAGCCCAAGCACAACGCACCCAGCACGGTATGGCAGGAGCGCAAACGCATCGTGATTCTCCTTGAAGGGGGATGCGCCTACCCGGAGGGCGGGCGCACGCGAAAGTGTAGGGGCTCCTGCGGGAGAAAGTCGTCAGGCAAGGGAATCAAAGTTGAAACCTGATTCACCTTTGCAGTGCGTCAATCGCCACGCGTCACAGTCGCGGTGCGTCAATCCCGGCCGCTGAGTGGGTCAGCGGCGACGGCGGGGAGCGGGGGCGCGCTTCGGCTTCGGGGTGGGCAGGGCCGCCATCACCGGGGTCAGCGACGTGGCGATGCGCACGGAGTCCGGGAAGAGGTGCTGCGCGCGCTTGCCCAGCGCCACGGCCTCTTCCAGCCGTCCCTGGGCATACAGCACGTCGATGAGCCCGCTCCACCCATCCTCCAGCACGGTGAGCGCCTTCTCCACCCCCGCGAGCAGGTAGCGCTCCGCCGCATCGGAGGCGCCTTCCGTGACGTGCAGGAAGTAGCCGAGCTCCACCAGGGATGCCGCCGAGCGATCCGAGGCCAGGACCGCCTGCTGCAAGTACCGGCGGGCCTTGTGCAGCCCCGCGCGCTTTTCAGCGGGCCCCTCCGAGGTGCTCGTCTGGAGCCGGCGGCCCGCGAGCAACAAGGCGGGCACGTAGGCCGGACAGGCCTCCAGGGCCTCGTCCAGCATCTCCAGGGACTGGGCCGATTCCCCGGCCCGCTTCATCCGGGTGGCCTGGCGGTGCAGGGAGGCCACTTCGCTCAGGGCAACGTGTTGCGAGGGCTTCCGAGGCTTCATCGTTGTTCCCAGGGACAGGGCAGGGACGGCATGGGCACGGCGCGGCGGGACGATTTA encodes the following:
- a CDS encoding alpha/beta fold hydrolase, whose amino-acid sequence is MTTSRAVPALLLSAVLASGCVRSYRSEPPLDFQDFSYTSLDGQPWPLQRVPLPKTAETYQMASVPQVAYVELNPTGARTLVFIHGLGSYLKFWRYQLDAFAQQGYRVVAVDLPGYGKSDKPATFPYTMEAMADVVREVVQTLGVERPLLVGHSMGAQTALSYAIRYPEEPAALVLTSPAGFEKFSDKEKRWFRRSLTSAFIKSSPEYNIWGSVRQANFSRWRPELEWLIEERVRVVGTPAFDAYAYANVRTVDGLAHNDFVRENLGRVQAPALIVFGEEDRLIPNPFLHGGWARDIMAYGHAGLRGSSLVGLEGCGHSVQLDCPKEYNAAVTTFLGKLAPAP
- a CDS encoding lipase family protein — encoded protein: MRLRSCHTVLGALCLGSLSLGSLSLGCGPDMGMNETEEPAEALATHEAEAVSTAGITPHFSQWLSANGYSAYDFARKDLAGGSYGGKSSASDTVVNQPVIFIHGNSDKAIGTGTAGQTGWNASIEYFQSKGYKTSELYAMTWGPASALLSAQQYHSKTHVMQVRKFIEAVKAYTGASKVDIITHSMGVTLARKAILGGTATDALEGGQYTVGSSLTASVDTFVGIAGANLGLTNCYTAGATTPTCGATNGLFPGSWAGAGPSNYLKNLQSSQGYEGAYRYALYSTADEVVGYGGIVYGAYTSRIPGQTGEKVYSAYPYGHFNSKDLTGEVQFNMVKNHLIP